One genomic window of Streptomyces sp. NBC_01498 includes the following:
- a CDS encoding GMC family oxidoreductase, protein MSGENRARSAEDAGGKPGEDVGEGVRQDAGGGASDAGTEGGPARDGDHASDHASDRAAGSGSSRDNENDNDQGREHDRDQDQDQDHGHGHDYDVIVVGSGFGGAVAALRLTEKGYRVAVLEAGRRFTPGTLPKSSWDLRNYLWAPALGLFGIQRVHLLGNVMVLAGAGVGGGSLNYANTLYEPPKAFFEDRQWAGITDWRAELAPYYDQARRMLGVRLNPTMTPSDVHLRATARAMGVGDTFHLAPVGVFFGDGQDADGTARAEPGASVGDPYFGGAGPARRACAQCGECMTGCRHGAKNTLNENYLYLAEQAGAVVRPMTTVVDITEDPAGGHRVGTVPTHRRTSAPRVLRARHVVVAAGTYGTQTLLHTMKDLGRLPRLSDRLGELTRTNSEALVGAQTTDRRYRKKHGAAASGAAAGVDFTRGVAITSSFHPDADTHVEPVRYGRGSNAMGTLSILQVPYSENGRRFAGWLGNVARHPVRAARSLSNRRWSERTVIGLVMQSVDNSLTTYRKRKGPGKGLLTARQGHGAPNPQQIEAGTRTASLLADEINGFAGSNIGELMGTPLTAHFLGGCPIGAGPEHGVIDPYHRLYGHPGISVVDGSAVSANLGVNPSLTITAQAERAMSFWPNKGEPDPRPEQSAGSAGTAYVRCGPVAPKSPAVPASAFGALRLPFLGIPAVPPKKRP, encoded by the coding sequence ATGTCAGGGGAGAACCGAGCGCGGAGCGCGGAGGACGCGGGCGGGAAGCCGGGTGAGGACGTGGGTGAGGGCGTGCGCCAGGACGCGGGCGGGGGTGCCAGTGACGCGGGCACGGAAGGGGGGCCGGCCCGCGACGGCGACCACGCTTCCGACCACGCTTCCGACCGCGCCGCCGGCTCCGGCTCCAGTCGCGACAACGAGAACGACAACGATCAGGGCCGTGAACACGACCGCGACCAGGACCAGGACCAGGACCACGGCCACGGCCACGACTACGACGTCATCGTCGTCGGGTCCGGCTTCGGCGGTGCCGTCGCCGCGCTGCGCCTGACCGAGAAGGGCTACCGCGTCGCCGTACTCGAAGCCGGCCGCCGCTTCACCCCCGGCACCCTCCCGAAAAGCTCCTGGGACCTCAGGAACTACCTGTGGGCCCCGGCCCTCGGCCTCTTCGGCATCCAGCGGGTCCATCTGCTCGGCAATGTCATGGTCCTCGCCGGCGCGGGTGTCGGCGGCGGCTCGCTCAACTACGCGAACACGCTGTACGAGCCGCCGAAGGCGTTCTTCGAGGACCGCCAGTGGGCCGGTATCACCGACTGGCGGGCCGAACTCGCCCCGTACTACGACCAGGCGCGCCGCATGCTCGGCGTCCGGCTCAACCCGACCATGACCCCCTCGGACGTCCATCTCCGGGCGACCGCGCGGGCGATGGGCGTGGGCGACACCTTCCACCTGGCGCCCGTCGGGGTCTTCTTCGGCGACGGACAGGACGCCGACGGGACGGCGCGGGCCGAGCCGGGCGCCTCCGTCGGCGACCCGTACTTCGGCGGCGCGGGCCCCGCGCGACGGGCCTGCGCGCAGTGCGGGGAGTGCATGACCGGCTGCCGTCACGGCGCCAAGAACACCCTCAACGAGAACTATCTGTACCTCGCCGAGCAGGCGGGGGCGGTCGTCCGCCCGATGACGACGGTGGTCGACATCACCGAGGACCCGGCGGGCGGCCACCGTGTCGGGACCGTCCCCACGCACCGCCGCACTTCCGCGCCGCGCGTGCTGCGGGCCCGCCATGTGGTCGTCGCGGCGGGGACGTACGGGACGCAGACCCTGCTGCACACGATGAAGGACCTGGGGCGGCTGCCGCGCCTCTCCGACCGGCTCGGTGAGCTGACCCGTACCAACTCCGAGGCCCTGGTGGGCGCGCAGACCACCGACCGGCGCTACCGGAAGAAGCACGGCGCGGCGGCGTCCGGCGCGGCAGCGGGCGTGGACTTCACCCGGGGGGTCGCCATCACGTCGTCCTTCCACCCGGACGCCGACACCCATGTGGAACCGGTCCGTTACGGCAGGGGCTCCAACGCGATGGGTACGCTCTCCATCCTCCAGGTCCCCTACAGTGAGAACGGCCGCCGGTTCGCGGGCTGGCTCGGCAACGTGGCCAGGCACCCGGTCCGCGCGGCCCGTTCGCTCTCCAACCGGCGCTGGTCGGAGCGGACCGTCATCGGCCTGGTGATGCAGTCCGTCGACAACTCGCTGACGACGTACCGCAAGCGGAAGGGCCCCGGCAAAGGGTTGCTGACGGCCCGTCAGGGACACGGCGCGCCCAACCCCCAGCAGATCGAGGCGGGTACGCGGACGGCGTCCCTGCTCGCCGACGAGATCAACGGCTTCGCGGGCTCGAACATCGGCGAACTGATGGGCACCCCGCTCACCGCGCACTTCCTCGGCGGCTGCCCGATCGGCGCCGGGCCGGAGCACGGGGTGATCGACCCGTACCACCGGCTGTACGGGCATCCCGGCATCTCGGTCGTCGACGGTTCGGCGGTCTCGGCCAACCTGGGCGTCAACCCGTCGCTGACCATCACCGCCCAGGCGGAGCGCGCGATGTCCTTCTGGCCCAACAAGGGCGAGCCCGACCCGCGTCCGGAGCAGTCGGCGGGGTCGGCGGGGACGGCGTACGTACGGTGCGGGCCGGTCGCGCCGAAGTCGCCGGCGGTCCCGGCGTCGGCGTTCGGCGCGCTGCGGCTGCCGTTCCTCGGGATACCGGCGGTGCCGCCGAAGAAGCGGCCGTAG
- a CDS encoding succinic semialdehyde dehydrogenase: MTDSQAPTTNPVAPVPPGVRTAADVVTPEVLAQLIRGVVGSGRTANHDPSTGEKLADLPASTPEDVAAAFARARAAQRLWAATPVRRRAAVLLRFHDLLLERQAEVLDLIQLETGKARLHAHEEVQAVAVAARHYGRRAPAYLRPRRHLGAVPLLTKVTELRQPRGVVGQIAPWNYPLELSVGDALPAFVAGNAVVMKPDTETALTALWARDLLVEAGLPAGVWQVVIGEGPVVGPEVVERGDYISFTGSTRTGREVARRAASRLVGASLELGGKNAMLVLHDADIEKAAAGAVRACFSTAGQLCVSIERLYVHESVADTFLERFVARTKAMRLGSALAYGADMGSLISERQLRTVTGHVEEAVAKGARILAGGVARPDIGPYFYEPTILEGVEPPMSVCAEETFGPVVSVYRFRDEDEAVELANATPYGLNSSVWTRDGGRGHAIAARLRTGTVNINEGFAPAYGSVRAPMGGMKDSGLGRRHGAEGILKFTEVQTVAEQRVLPMAPSMGMDDESYAALMTRSLRALKALRLR; the protein is encoded by the coding sequence ATGACGGACTCACAGGCCCCCACGACCAACCCCGTCGCTCCGGTGCCCCCGGGCGTCCGCACCGCCGCCGACGTGGTCACCCCGGAGGTGCTCGCCCAGCTCATCCGGGGTGTCGTGGGCTCGGGCCGTACCGCGAACCACGATCCGTCCACCGGCGAGAAGCTCGCCGACCTGCCCGCGTCCACCCCCGAGGACGTCGCCGCGGCCTTCGCGCGCGCCCGCGCCGCGCAGCGGCTCTGGGCGGCCACTCCCGTACGGCGCCGGGCCGCCGTCCTGCTCCGCTTCCACGACCTGCTGCTGGAACGCCAGGCCGAGGTCCTCGACCTCATCCAGCTGGAGACCGGCAAGGCCAGGCTGCACGCGCACGAGGAGGTCCAGGCCGTCGCCGTCGCCGCCCGGCACTACGGGCGCCGGGCCCCCGCGTATCTGCGGCCGAGACGGCACCTCGGCGCCGTACCCCTGCTGACCAAGGTCACCGAACTGCGCCAGCCGCGCGGGGTCGTCGGCCAGATCGCCCCCTGGAACTACCCGCTGGAGCTGTCCGTCGGCGACGCGCTGCCCGCCTTCGTCGCGGGCAACGCCGTGGTGATGAAGCCCGACACCGAGACCGCGCTCACCGCGCTCTGGGCGCGTGACCTGCTGGTCGAGGCCGGACTCCCGGCCGGGGTGTGGCAGGTGGTGATCGGCGAGGGGCCGGTCGTCGGGCCCGAGGTCGTCGAGCGCGGCGACTACATCTCCTTCACCGGCTCCACCCGCACCGGCCGTGAGGTCGCGCGGCGCGCGGCGAGCCGGCTCGTCGGCGCGTCCCTCGAACTCGGCGGCAAGAACGCCATGCTCGTCCTGCACGACGCCGACATCGAGAAGGCCGCCGCCGGGGCGGTGCGCGCCTGCTTCTCCACCGCCGGCCAACTCTGCGTCTCCATCGAGCGGTTGTACGTCCACGAGTCGGTCGCCGACACGTTCCTGGAGCGGTTCGTCGCCCGGACGAAGGCGATGCGGCTCGGCAGCGCGCTCGCGTACGGCGCCGACATGGGCTCCCTGATCAGCGAGCGCCAGCTCCGCACCGTCACCGGCCATGTGGAGGAAGCCGTCGCCAAGGGCGCGCGGATCCTCGCGGGCGGTGTCGCGCGGCCCGACATCGGACCGTACTTCTACGAGCCCACCATCCTGGAGGGCGTCGAGCCGCCGATGTCGGTGTGCGCCGAGGAGACGTTCGGCCCGGTCGTCTCCGTGTACCGGTTCCGCGACGAGGACGAGGCCGTCGAACTGGCCAACGCCACGCCGTACGGCCTCAATTCGAGCGTGTGGACGCGCGACGGCGGACGCGGGCACGCGATCGCCGCCCGGCTGCGCACCGGCACCGTCAACATCAACGAGGGCTTCGCCCCGGCGTACGGGAGCGTGCGGGCACCGATGGGCGGCATGAAGGACTCCGGACTCGGCCGCAGGCACGGCGCCGAGGGCATCCTCAAGTTCACCGAGGTCCAGACCGTGGCGGAGCAGCGCGTGCTCCCGATGGCGCCGTCGATGGGGATGGACGACGAGTCGTACGCCGCGCTCATGACCAGGAGCCTGCGCGCGCTCAAGGCATTGCGGCTGCGCTGA
- a CDS encoding serine/threonine-protein kinase: protein MTNDGGRANEPTSYELRPPQPRSPQAQSPQPQGGGHQPQVPQQAPPVPQGAGYEPTQAARQAPMRPDPSVGRVLGGRYRLVSRLGHGGMGTVWLAHDEVVDRDVAVKEPRVPDHLSEQERDTVHRRMRREATSAARIDHPSVVTMHDVVVEDSKPWIVMELVRGQSLADRLQEGTLDPREAARIGLAVLNALNAAHEARVLHRDVKPDNVLLGRADRVVLSDFGIAQVEGQQGLTETGAFVGSPEYIAPERVLGQRPGPESDLWSLGVVLYAAVEGMSPYRRSNIPATLQAVLSAEPQIPARGSGAFGMLVMQLLRKDPAARPTAAEARAVLESVASPPLPPTAVVPHPAVPGGSDNKWVPPVLYRNRKARYGLGAGLLAVVLAVVLIFFNPLAAEELPEGWGVRPEKEILQAELAVPKDYRRFQESPTDETRVSFRDPSGVFGIFMERVQKLPDNEVLAAAPNAFEAYYKGGGENATEMKDAKYREADASFEGSGKAFENIVDFTDYTDSSEVPIRYRYHELVVPGEDGLHWRLRVSMPAEGNAVTDGEELFSDLVEHLVIESDQLA from the coding sequence ATGACGAACGACGGGGGACGGGCGAACGAGCCCACCAGCTACGAGCTTCGGCCGCCGCAGCCGCGGTCGCCTCAGGCGCAGTCACCGCAGCCGCAGGGCGGCGGGCACCAGCCGCAGGTGCCGCAGCAGGCGCCCCCCGTCCCCCAGGGCGCCGGGTACGAGCCGACGCAGGCGGCACGACAGGCGCCCATGCGGCCGGACCCGTCGGTCGGGCGGGTGCTGGGCGGGCGGTACCGGCTCGTCTCGCGGCTCGGCCACGGCGGCATGGGCACGGTCTGGCTGGCGCACGACGAGGTCGTGGACCGTGACGTGGCGGTCAAGGAGCCGCGCGTTCCCGACCACTTGAGCGAGCAGGAACGCGACACCGTCCACCGGAGGATGCGCCGCGAGGCCACCTCGGCGGCCCGGATCGACCACCCCTCGGTCGTCACCATGCACGACGTGGTCGTGGAGGACTCCAAGCCGTGGATCGTCATGGAACTGGTGCGCGGCCAGTCGCTCGCCGACCGTCTTCAGGAGGGCACGCTCGACCCGCGTGAGGCCGCCAGGATCGGGCTGGCCGTACTGAACGCCCTCAACGCCGCCCACGAGGCCCGGGTCCTGCACCGTGACGTGAAGCCGGACAACGTCCTGCTCGGGCGGGCCGACCGCGTCGTCCTGAGCGACTTCGGCATCGCCCAGGTCGAGGGCCAGCAGGGGCTCACCGAGACGGGTGCCTTCGTCGGCTCACCGGAGTACATCGCCCCCGAGCGGGTGCTCGGACAGCGCCCCGGCCCCGAGTCGGACCTGTGGTCGCTGGGCGTGGTGCTGTACGCGGCGGTGGAGGGCATGTCCCCGTACCGCCGCTCGAACATCCCCGCCACCCTCCAGGCCGTGCTCTCCGCCGAGCCGCAGATTCCCGCGCGCGGGTCCGGTGCCTTCGGCATGCTCGTGATGCAGCTCCTGCGGAAGGACCCGGCGGCGCGTCCCACGGCCGCCGAGGCACGGGCCGTACTGGAGTCGGTGGCCAGTCCGCCGCTGCCGCCCACGGCGGTGGTACCGCACCCCGCGGTGCCCGGCGGTTCGGACAACAAGTGGGTCCCGCCGGTCCTGTACCGCAACCGCAAGGCCCGGTACGGGCTCGGCGCCGGGCTCCTCGCGGTGGTCCTCGCCGTGGTGCTGATCTTCTTCAACCCGCTCGCCGCCGAGGAACTGCCGGAGGGCTGGGGAGTGCGACCGGAGAAGGAGATCCTCCAGGCCGAGCTGGCCGTCCCGAAGGACTACCGGAGATTCCAGGAGAGTCCGACCGACGAGACGCGCGTCAGCTTCCGCGATCCGAGCGGGGTCTTCGGCATCTTCATGGAGCGGGTGCAGAAGCTTCCCGACAACGAGGTCCTGGCCGCCGCGCCGAACGCGTTCGAGGCGTACTACAAGGGCGGCGGTGAGAACGCCACGGAGATGAAGGACGCGAAATACCGTGAGGCCGACGCGTCGTTCGAGGGCTCCGGCAAGGCTTTCGAGAACATCGTCGACTTCACGGACTACACCGACTCGTCCGAAGTGCCGATCCGCTACCGCTACCACGAGCTCGTCGTCCCCGGAGAGGACGGCCTGCACTGGCGGCTCCGTGTGTCGATGCCCGCCGAGGGGAACGCCGTGACGGACGGCGAGGAACTCTTCTCCGACCTCGTCGAGCACCTGGTGATCGAGAGCGACCAGCTGGCCTGA
- a CDS encoding serine/threonine-protein kinase, producing MEDSEGTREGQLLAGRYRLGPAIGSGGMGKVWRAYDELLNRTVALKELTAALYVSAADRAMLHARTQKEARAAARISHPAVVTVHDVLDHGGRPWIVMQYVDGSSLAETLASRPVEPREAARIGLQVLDALRAAHAAGVLHRDVKPGNVLLARDGRVLLSDFGIAAIEGDATITRTGELVGSIDFLAPERVRGNDPGPASDLWSLGATLHTAVEGTSPFRRTSAVATMQAVIAEDPPVSERAGALGPVITALLHKDPAARPDAAGAERMLREVADGREPQAPQTPQAYAPTTQVTAPPPQHPALSPQPQFPTPPPQTAASYPSPYGQAPSYGYPHTAHTAPAPPAAPARNGRWRVALVAVVAAALIGGGAGYLALQENNQDDRSTGADTGGGPSDDGKEQNASGTGGTGGDSADSTGGTDATGGGESDQDPGAGDVPEGWERVDDPAGFSLLVPQGWQRLTDGDQIDYTPDNGRHLLRIAVDTTPDFKDPYTHMLALEEEVGKLPEYDRIKLRPNTFRDQTKAAIWEFTWTERQGHDGERRAIDQMHYSPDGLTEYALYMAGPAEDWSTTRVQFETVLTGWEPDGAGGPPER from the coding sequence GTGGAAGATTCTGAGGGAACGCGCGAGGGGCAACTGCTCGCCGGGCGCTACAGGTTGGGCCCGGCGATCGGCAGCGGCGGCATGGGCAAGGTGTGGCGCGCCTACGACGAACTGCTCAACAGGACAGTCGCGCTCAAGGAGTTGACGGCCGCGCTGTACGTATCGGCCGCCGACCGCGCCATGTTGCACGCCCGCACCCAGAAAGAGGCCCGAGCCGCCGCCCGGATCAGCCACCCCGCCGTGGTGACGGTCCACGACGTGCTCGACCACGGCGGCCGGCCGTGGATCGTCATGCAGTACGTGGACGGCTCCTCGCTCGCCGAGACGCTCGCCTCCCGCCCCGTCGAACCGCGCGAGGCGGCACGGATCGGCCTCCAGGTCCTCGACGCCCTGCGCGCCGCGCACGCGGCCGGGGTGCTGCACCGCGACGTCAAGCCCGGCAACGTCCTGCTCGCACGGGACGGCCGGGTGCTGCTCAGCGACTTCGGGATCGCCGCGATCGAAGGCGACGCCACCATCACCCGGACCGGTGAACTCGTCGGCTCCATCGACTTCCTGGCGCCCGAACGGGTACGCGGCAACGACCCGGGACCGGCCTCCGACCTGTGGTCGCTCGGCGCGACGCTGCACACGGCGGTGGAGGGCACCTCCCCGTTCCGCCGCACGTCGGCGGTGGCCACCATGCAGGCGGTCATCGCCGAGGACCCGCCCGTCTCCGAACGCGCCGGGGCCCTCGGCCCGGTGATCACGGCGCTGCTCCACAAGGACCCGGCGGCCCGCCCGGACGCCGCCGGGGCGGAACGGATGCTGCGGGAGGTGGCGGACGGGCGGGAGCCGCAGGCACCTCAGACACCACAGGCGTACGCACCGACCACACAGGTCACGGCCCCGCCGCCCCAGCACCCCGCGCTGTCCCCGCAGCCGCAGTTCCCGACGCCCCCGCCGCAGACCGCCGCGTCGTACCCCTCGCCGTACGGCCAGGCCCCGTCCTACGGCTACCCGCACACCGCGCACACCGCGCCCGCTCCGCCCGCCGCACCCGCCCGGAACGGCCGTTGGCGGGTCGCGCTCGTCGCGGTCGTCGCCGCCGCGCTGATCGGCGGCGGCGCCGGCTACCTGGCGCTCCAGGAGAACAACCAGGACGATCGAAGCACCGGCGCGGACACGGGCGGGGGGCCCTCGGACGACGGCAAGGAACAGAACGCGAGCGGTACCGGTGGTACCGGCGGCGACAGCGCGGACAGCACCGGCGGGACCGACGCGACGGGCGGCGGCGAGTCCGACCAGGACCCGGGCGCCGGCGACGTCCCGGAGGGCTGGGAACGGGTGGACGACCCGGCGGGCTTCAGCCTCCTCGTCCCGCAGGGCTGGCAACGTCTGACGGACGGCGACCAGATCGACTACACCCCCGACAACGGCCGCCATCTGCTGCGCATCGCCGTCGACACCACCCCGGACTTCAAGGACCCGTACACCCACATGCTGGCCTTGGAGGAGGAGGTGGGCAAACTGCCGGAGTACGACCGGATCAAGTTGCGTCCCAACACCTTCCGGGACCAGACGAAGGCCGCGATCTGGGAGTTCACCTGGACCGAACGGCAGGGTCACGACGGCGAGCGCCGCGCGATCGACCAGATGCACTACTCGCCCGACGGCCTGACGGAGTACGCGCTCTACATGGCGGGCCCGGCCGAGGACTGGTCCACCACCCGCGTCCAGTTCGAGACCGTGCTCACGGGCTGGGAGCCGGACGGCGCGGGCGGCCCGCCGGAGCGCTGA
- a CDS encoding protein kinase: MDDYAGRVLADRYRLPLPPSDEFDLVETRAFDTYSGQEVLVRQVPLPEVVDAEMVDPEAAAATRRVSGRTTRRPTDPAVRRAIEAAQSAAQIPDHPRLDQVFDVFAEGGSLWIVSELVAARPLAALLAERPLNPYRAAEIASDVLTAVRVLHAHGWTHRNITIRTVLVCDDGRVVLTGLAAGAAEEALCGYVPVPQTVGEGGFDAGYRPAGEIPGPLPGTVPGSLPGAGHPPGTGTGIGGGARTSGVPIGPAGGGTGLPAGRTGHSEALPPGTGALGVPVGPASPGRAALETARSADGPYPDGSYGDGSYGDGSSYGTGAYGAGGGDGRYAEGRPYGDSSYGEVPHGTDAFGRPLAGHGPDTGGTETGRDGPHGGPHDPGAGDTRDPHDLRDPRDGDTGGQAPVVPYSPRPALPATPSRGGPADTRAARAGAIAAYRAGARAAARVNEDQQRDSGSVPVQRPVPLSDPSAPAGRGGGPTGGTGTAGPSQDANDPDWWAVPRDGDQPGHDTYGSDTPGQDPDPDDPQPPRRVRLAGTWHDGPSGPGDGSRPLPAGGGDPYRRAPGTPGVPALPQAGGTSPYLRQDNAAGGTGGGGGWHPSGSGDAMRADAQRQSSQLPAVPGSSASPGRWDEVVAGGTTPAYRGPATPLAAERARQARIAVVGAVTERWAPEQAGPVHENWQLAPPIGPSTDLWALGALLYRAVQGHAPYPEENAAELVQLVCSEPPAFAEECGPLRPVVESLLRQDPTERPDFEELRGWLRSLIRSAPEPDAGLDVVAVPSVDERLPIVRRRGELVRKRRGRRGDGRHRHKKAKERREKGGRSAARASHGEAYAEPRHEQPERVLPERDHRDDDFGEREYREPRGGGSRGPRSLGRVLLVAILTLMIAVIALAVMLLPKADEEKPGTGAAADPSAPTSAQPQNPDTGPDTTPDGGDDEPDVPNSSTPQTSGNPADLADGYALRKDPEGFEIGVDKTWQRRPINDSGQVRYGRGDFTLIVVPGRDTVADNGDDPLAYQRDKERELQPFRDSSWATASGLRRIDVGQQRMAEGQFTWQSSGGGEVYVRNLAMIVGDSYHIVQVIGPTDQRDKVSEIYQQATGSYRITD; this comes from the coding sequence GTGGACGACTACGCGGGACGGGTACTCGCCGACCGCTACCGCCTTCCCCTGCCTCCGTCCGACGAGTTCGACCTCGTCGAGACGCGCGCGTTCGACACCTACAGCGGGCAGGAAGTCCTCGTCCGTCAGGTGCCGTTGCCCGAGGTCGTGGACGCCGAGATGGTCGACCCGGAAGCAGCGGCGGCCACCCGGCGGGTCTCCGGCCGCACCACCCGCAGGCCCACGGACCCGGCGGTCCGGCGCGCCATCGAGGCCGCGCAGAGCGCCGCGCAGATCCCCGACCACCCCCGGCTCGACCAGGTCTTCGACGTCTTCGCCGAGGGCGGCTCGCTGTGGATAGTGAGCGAACTGGTCGCGGCCAGGCCGCTGGCGGCCCTCCTCGCGGAGCGCCCGCTCAACCCCTACCGGGCCGCCGAGATCGCCTCGGACGTGCTCACGGCCGTCCGGGTGCTGCACGCCCACGGCTGGACCCACCGGAACATCACCATCCGCACGGTGCTCGTCTGCGACGACGGCCGTGTGGTGCTGACCGGCCTCGCGGCGGGCGCCGCCGAGGAGGCGCTCTGCGGCTATGTGCCGGTGCCCCAGACGGTCGGCGAGGGCGGCTTCGACGCCGGTTACCGGCCCGCCGGTGAGATCCCGGGACCCTTGCCGGGCACCGTCCCGGGCTCCCTGCCCGGCGCCGGACACCCGCCGGGGACCGGGACGGGCATCGGAGGCGGCGCACGGACGTCGGGCGTGCCGATCGGACCGGCGGGCGGCGGCACGGGCCTCCCGGCGGGCCGGACGGGGCACTCCGAGGCACTGCCGCCGGGGACCGGCGCGCTGGGCGTACCGGTCGGACCCGCGTCGCCCGGCCGCGCCGCGCTGGAGACCGCCCGCTCGGCGGACGGCCCCTACCCGGACGGCTCGTACGGCGACGGTTCCTACGGCGACGGTTCGTCGTACGGCACCGGTGCGTACGGAGCCGGGGGAGGCGACGGGCGGTACGCCGAGGGGCGCCCGTACGGCGATTCGTCCTACGGCGAAGTCCCGCACGGCACCGACGCGTTCGGCCGGCCCCTCGCGGGCCACGGCCCCGACACCGGCGGCACCGAAACCGGCCGGGACGGTCCGCACGGCGGCCCGCACGACCCGGGGGCCGGCGACACGCGTGACCCCCACGACCTCCGCGATCCCCGCGACGGCGATACGGGCGGTCAGGCCCCCGTCGTCCCCTACAGCCCCCGGCCCGCCCTGCCGGCCACCCCCTCACGCGGCGGCCCGGCCGACACCCGCGCCGCCCGCGCCGGAGCCATCGCCGCCTACCGCGCCGGAGCGCGCGCCGCCGCGCGCGTCAACGAGGACCAGCAGCGCGACAGCGGCAGCGTCCCGGTGCAGCGTCCCGTGCCCCTGTCGGACCCCTCGGCCCCCGCGGGCCGGGGCGGCGGCCCCACCGGCGGTACCGGCACGGCAGGCCCCTCGCAGGACGCGAACGACCCCGACTGGTGGGCCGTTCCCCGCGACGGCGACCAGCCGGGCCACGACACGTACGGCTCCGACACCCCCGGACAGGACCCGGACCCCGACGACCCCCAGCCGCCCCGCCGCGTGCGACTCGCGGGCACCTGGCACGACGGACCCTCGGGCCCCGGCGACGGCTCCCGCCCGCTTCCGGCCGGCGGCGGCGACCCGTACCGCCGGGCGCCCGGCACCCCCGGCGTTCCCGCGCTGCCCCAGGCCGGCGGCACCTCCCCGTACCTCCGCCAGGACAACGCGGCCGGCGGCACCGGCGGTGGCGGCGGCTGGCACCCCTCCGGCAGCGGCGACGCCATGCGCGCCGACGCCCAGCGGCAGTCGTCCCAACTGCCCGCCGTCCCCGGATCGTCCGCCTCCCCCGGCCGCTGGGACGAGGTCGTCGCGGGCGGGACGACCCCCGCCTACCGGGGCCCCGCCACCCCGCTCGCCGCCGAACGCGCACGGCAGGCCCGGATAGCCGTCGTCGGCGCCGTCACCGAACGCTGGGCCCCCGAGCAGGCCGGACCGGTCCACGAGAACTGGCAGCTCGCCCCGCCCATCGGCCCGTCCACCGACCTGTGGGCACTCGGCGCGCTGCTCTACCGCGCGGTCCAGGGCCACGCCCCGTACCCGGAGGAGAACGCGGCCGAACTGGTCCAGCTCGTCTGCTCCGAACCGCCCGCCTTCGCCGAGGAGTGCGGCCCGCTGCGCCCCGTCGTCGAGTCGCTGCTGCGCCAGGACCCCACGGAGCGGCCGGACTTCGAGGAGCTGCGCGGCTGGCTGCGCTCGCTGATCCGCTCGGCCCCCGAGCCGGACGCCGGTCTCGACGTCGTCGCCGTGCCCTCCGTGGACGAGCGGCTGCCCATCGTGCGCCGCCGCGGCGAACTGGTCCGCAAGCGCCGCGGCCGTCGGGGCGACGGACGGCACCGTCACAAGAAGGCCAAGGAGCGCCGGGAGAAGGGCGGCCGGTCCGCCGCGCGCGCGTCGCACGGCGAGGCGTACGCCGAGCCGCGCCACGAACAGCCGGAGCGCGTCCTCCCCGAACGGGACCACCGCGACGACGACTTCGGCGAGCGGGAGTACCGCGAGCCGCGCGGCGGCGGTTCGCGCGGGCCCCGCTCGCTCGGCCGGGTCCTGCTCGTGGCGATCCTCACGCTGATGATCGCCGTCATCGCCCTCGCCGTGATGCTTCTGCCGAAGGCCGACGAGGAGAAGCCCGGAACCGGCGCGGCGGCGGACCCGAGCGCGCCCACGAGCGCGCAGCCGCAGAACCCCGACACCGGTCCGGACACCACTCCGGACGGGGGCGACGACGAACCGGACGTCCCCAACTCCTCGACGCCGCAGACCTCCGGGAACCCGGCCGACCTCGCGGACGGCTACGCCCTGCGCAAGGACCCCGAGGGCTTCGAGATCGGCGTGGACAAGACCTGGCAGCGCCGTCCGATCAACGACAGTGGTCAAGTCCGCTACGGGCGCGGCGACTTCACGCTCATCGTGGTGCCGGGCCGGGACACCGTCGCCGACAACGGCGACGACCCGCTCGCCTACCAGCGGGATAAGGAAAGGGAGTTGCAGCCCTTCCGGGACTCCTCCTGGGCCACGGCCTCCGGGCTGCGCCGGATCGACGTGGGCCAACAGCGCATGGCCGAGGGCCAGTTCACCTGGCAGAGCAGCGGCGGCGGCGAGGTCTACGTCCGGAACCTCGCGATGATCGTCGGCGACAGCTACCACATCGTCCAGGTCATCGGCCCCACCGACCAGCGCGACAAGGTCAGCGAGATCTACCAACAGGCCACCGGCTCCTACCGGATCACCGACTGA